AACCATCAGCATATTCTTATTTCTTTCAAGTATTCAAGCCATAATTTAACTTTGCTAGTAagtagttcagttcagttcagtgtatACTTCTACATTCCATACAGCTAATGGAAAGTTTCTCTTTAAGTTGGATTGAATATGTGTATTCATATTGGTGGAGTCATTTGTGTTTTAAAGTATCATTAATGACAGCAAATTAAATTTTCCTTTAAGTAATATAGCAGGTTTAAGctgattaccacagaaaatactTTCAGTTCATAAAGCGgtcaaaaacaaaatgtgttgatatttatgtttttaaaatgaaattctaacttttaaatgcatttctaaGGAACGGGTTGAAACAATTCTGTGTTAATTGACAGCATGTCACAGGTGTCGTCCGTAGAGCTGATCTGAAAGGCAACACACTCTTGTTCCTTTGATTTTTGTATAAATGCATTCTTACAACTTTagttctgttttatatttttgtatcaaTCAAATGCTTACCTTTTGTACTGGGAAATCaaagtattttaataaagtttccATAAAGGGGAATTCACAGGTGAATGCATTTTTtgtataacatatttttattatatgtaatgTTCTGAAAGACTGTTAACTTCAATGAATTTTAAATGTTATCAtcagataaaatatttaattcaaaagtAAGAAAACCAGGTGTGTTTCTGTCTACTTGAAGGTAGACCATTTGCTGAAGCCGAACACTGATCATGTTGATGCATGTAGCGTCTGGTTAATCTGGTAATACCTGTCTCCATTAATACCTCACCTTTTCTACAGATTTGGAGTGGTGCATTTTAGAACTGTTTGGGGGGGGTACTCTCATAGTTACTGTACATCTTGTAACACAAAACGAATATGGGAGACTAATTTTGCCCTTACCTCATTCAGATTGATATGTCATGCACTGGAGACAGTGAAGGtaatttcaccaagtacaacatgttgcGGTaaaggatttgtgtgtgtgtgtgtgtgtgtgtgtgtttgaagagcCGAGAAAAGCATTTGACATCTATTTGTAGACAAAACACTTTTGTAGGTTTTAAATATCCTGTGCATGTAGTGCTTCATCATTTATATCATGACATTTGGGCCAAGTGTATTAAACAGCACCCATAAACAGTAGCTATAAGAAATGTTACAACTTGTAAATTGAGGAAAGCATAATGCTATGTACTTACTGCCTCAGCGCTGATCAACGCGATGATTGGTTACGTTCAATAGACAGCATGCACATGCTGAATGTAAACAATGCTCAATATATTGATTGTTATatattcagttcagttcacaCACAGAGATTTTTGACAGATCCCCATAGAAGTCAATAACAAACAATGGAAGTACTAGTCACTATTTACTAATTAACTACTATCTAGTAGTAACTAGATACCATTTCACTATTGAGTAGCAACTAATTACTACTATCTACtgtacaaaaacatatttaaaaagtaactaataaaaatgagctctgccttaagaataagcactagtatctATCTAGTAGCCTACCCAATGAAATAGATAAGCAAAAAATAAGTACTAATAGTATAAAATAGCATGCAAATGGAAACTAGTACATTTCaagaattaaatgttaaaaatgcatgCCATAACTCTGACTGGCCCCTTACCGTTACCAATTCTGCATTATCCATCGTGGTTAATGAAACGTCAGGAAAACTCTCCAGCGTGACGATGGCGCTAGAGGGCACATCCTTCAGTCGGAATTCTGCCCGAGGAAAACAAAGCGGAAATAGCGCAATTGACGGACGGAAGTTTGTATGTTCAAGATGGCGCTGGACGGAACCGAGCAAGTAAGTGATATTTTTCTATTAAATCGTAAAATATGAACAGCAAAGTTAACTGTGTTTTATAAATCAGCATCAAATATTACATATTAGGAACCTGTTATAAttgtaatgtttggaaatgtaagaTAAAACGGCTGACGTTCAGACGCGTTGAAGCAGAGTTTGCTGTCTCATTGTGTCACACTGACTGAGACTGATCAAAACATGGTATAACTGGTTATAACATAACATATGTTTGATGCATGTTTTGTTATATCACGCGAAATcactaattaaaacaaaagaaatacgTTATGTCTTGTGATAAGAGAAGACATCTCCGAAAATCACATCTTTGAGTCTAATCATCTTCACACAGAATCGAAATCAGTTCATAACATCATAACCGAAATCTCGAAATTACTTTCGAGGCATAACATGAGAAATCTCAAATTACTGATCATAACATGTTAAATGGATAATTTCTAATAAAACGTCGTGAACAGTCAAATTACTTTACCTGGCACTGACTGTTAATAAACCGATGtttatgttattaatattattgttaatatttttttacagatggaTATTGAGGACAGTAAAGGAGGATCTGGTCTCCGACAGTATTACCTCTCTAAAATTGAGGACCTTCAGGTAAGAATTTAATCTGTAGATATTAAGGGCTTTTCTTTTATGTTTATTACGAAAATAGTgtaattttaaaagactttacGTTAACTggatgtaatgttttcagacacttaattgcatgttattttcaatttaaatgagaatgttttatattttaaattttttaagccCAGTTAAGTATATCTAtgtattttcataattatattgttttaaaatatggttaaaatgTGTTGCTGAATGTACTAACTagcatttatgataaactaaaacATAGTTCAgtgtcatatatttaaatattattgtaattgcaTGTTTGGTAATGATGAACCTAACatttagaacatttaaaatattacttttcaGTGATGTATCAAATAAAATGCTAATCAACAGCTTTACATGTGCTTCGTTATTCAACACATTAAAGTTCTTTAAAGCACAACagtgatttaaaacaaaacaaaaactttaaaatctCCTTAAACACACTTAACtggccttttatttaattttttctacaactaaaaaatatacttttaagatctgaagtatacaattaagcacatttctttTTCACGTGGGTATGTTATGTCTGAATGTTCCTTTCTCTTTACTTAGTTGACAGTGAATGATAAAAGCCAAAATCTCAGACGTCTACAGGCTCAAAGGAACGAGTTAAATGCCAAGGGTAAGGCCTTTTTAACCAACTTTCTCATGAATGTCACTTTGTGGGGTTCAGTTGCATAAGCCGAATAGAATATGTTAAGACTGTCACCAGTATGACATGACCTGTTTCTTTCAGTGCGCCTCCTGCGTGAGGAGCTTCAGTTGCTGCAGGAGCAGGGCTCTTATGTAGGAGAGGTGGTGAGAGCCATGGACAAGAAGAAAGTGCTGGTCAAGGTTGGACAGCCATTGTTTACTGCTTAATCACATGAGTATGATTTGTGTTGACATGTTGCAGTGCAGTTTTGTTAATAATTCGTATTTATGCTATGTTTTAGGTGCACCCTGAAGGAAAGTTTGTGGTGGATGTGGATAAGAACATTGATATCAATGATGtaagtgttttgttttggatTAGCTGTTTAAACTGATGACcatgattatgttttattatgcatttataatcgcaattattaattaagtttattCTGATTTGAGACATCTCTTTTTGCGTTTCCTCACAATTATTGCACTTTTACGTAAGCACAAATTAAGAGAGCATCAGCTTGTACACAGGGTTTATTTGACCTCatctgttttctttgtgtgttCTTTTTTATCATATACATTAACACGTTGTCTACATTTTAAAACCTTGAAAAACAGTAAGAAATATCTCTCAAAAGATAAAACCATAAAAttccatttaatcatttattaacaaACTATGTTAGcatttttctcttaaaataaagactttatattgTGGCACACTGAGGTTGCATAAGCATTTATTCAGCAACAACAATTGCAAACAATATAGTTGAGAATCATGAAAAACAATATAGTTGAgattaatatattgtataaattaGTTCATCACTTTTGCTTGCAGATTTAGTCACCGCAAAAAGCATGTGGTGGGCCGAGACTCTTAtcaggcgataaaaaaaaaatattgccgttaatctattctcaaagttgggttgggagctgggtctatactaagcaagctgtGATGACTTTCAcgttgatattttatataaccgactggctgaggccagcctaaaaagatgctcaggacagttgacgggccactgctgcgcatcgccacgaaagcttatctttttcacgtgttgttaagccttgtcgatttaaacattaaaagcatccaaacacaagatttGGAAAAGATGAACAGAGTAGCTGTTACTCGCGTGCCGTGTtaggtgcagagagagagagccgcatatcactgacagcaacactgaaccgagctctctaatatatatatatatatgtgcctgTATGCCTTTTATTAGAGCAGAACATcacaatttgatttatttttattgtatttatttgtttgtttttttgcagtgcgATAAGATTGCATGTGTATGGTTGTCAAATTAAGAAGATAAAgtaaaaatgtgtccatttggaCGAAAAGTTCTAATTGGAGAATTTAAAATCTTAACATCTGGCAAACCCAGTATAGAATAATAAGTATTAATTTATCATAAACAGCCAAAATCTTAATGTCAAATTACAGTTTGTGCATCCTAGTTTTTACAGTCATACACAATGCCTCAGAATTTAAGAAGAGGATGCAGTTTTTGCCTGGTGgctaataaaatagaaaacaaattcaACCTTTACTGATATTGTAGCTATTTTGTATTAATGTTGATAGTAAACTGAATCCTCACTTTCAACAGGTAACTCCAAATTGCCGTGTAGCACTTCGAAATGACAGTTACACACTTCACAAAATCCTGCCAAACAAAGTTGACCCGCTCGTCTCACTGATGATGGTTGAAAAAGTGCCAGATTCAACGTATGAGATGATTGGAGGGCTGGACAAACAGATCAAAGAGATCAAGGAAGTAATTGAGCTTCCAGTCAAGCACCCAGAATTGTTTGAGGCTCTAGGAATTGCACAACCCAAGGCAAGTGGCACAAATGGCATAATTAATTATTGTcaggattattattatcatttattatcatGTAAAAGAGTGCAACCTTTTCAATAGTTGGTCTATTGGCCTACCAGATCTGCTTCATGTTCTGTGATGTGGTGATCTGCAGGGAGTGCTGCTGTATGGACCTCCTGGAACAGGAAAGACTCTGTTAGCCAGAGCCGTGGCCCATCACACTGACTGTACCTTCATCAGAGTGTCTGGATCAGAGCTGGTGCAGAAATTCATAGgagaaggtttttatttattattattttatttttattttttatttttttgtgtagcCCAAAAAGAGATGTTTAGTAGAATGTTCCTACTGctctttttcttattataaaaGCATATATTGACCAGAGCCTGTCATGCTCCAAAAAGctttgaaagcttttttttttttttttattgttaacatttttcaaaattgttctGATATGTTCTGgtttgtctctgtgtgtattCCAGGAGCACGTATGGTGCGAGAGCTGTTCGTCATGGCCAGGGAACACGCGCCCTCCATCATCTTCATGGATGAGATCGACTCCATCggctcatctcggctggagggaggATCAGGAGGAGACAGTGAGGTGCAGAGAACTATGCTGGAGCTCCTCAACCAGCTGGATGGGTTCGAGGCCACCAAGAACATCAAGGTGAGAAGCAAACATCTGTAACCTATTTGCTGATGCTAACATGAGAAGTCTCTCATCTCTGGTTTTAGAAGTTGGTAGCTTTTGATTGAATTCTTAAAGTCCATTTGGTTTTCTGTTAGAAATAAAATCTCTGTATTTCAACATTTGAAAGAAATTTGCAAgttataaaaaagtattataaatagTGTTTCACACAGACTTACAATCTATATGTGGCGGCATTTCACCCGGAGGAAATATATATGTacgtaatgtaaatataaaaccacaggcttattgaaaatgcaagttcattctctgccagcaggaggtgcttaAGAAGCGGTAGAAATAGTGTTTTCTCCTATAACGGCTGTAATCAAAACAGCACTGCATTACAGGAAAGATGAAaggaaaatgacatcaaaacttTTGTGAAGACAGTCAGTTCCCTTCAAAGatactttcaaataaaaacacaCGTGCCGCGTTTTGAAACGTGCAGTGCTCGTTTATTCAATGAAGCCAAAGCATTTTGGAAAATTTATTTCTGGCTGACAGTGTTGATATTGTGGCAGgccgccacaaataaatcaatgtttagAAATCACTGAAATACttaatttaccatttaaaatgtatatctataataataaaaatagtatttattattattatattactattcaaatattatcatttaaataaaaaaaaaacttgagcagcaattaaaaacaatttaatgacaattattattaaatgctctgaATGAGATTTGTttagaatttacttttttttttttttttttttatagtcataCTAAATAGAGAGCACTAAGCAtgctttccttcttttttttgtcttttgctgATTACATGTCCTAGTACTATATAACGTTGTTTGCAGTTAGCACCAACTGGTCAAAGGGTATGATTACCATTGCTAGGTATGGTTACATTGCTCATTCAACTGCCTTTCCAAACATCACCAGCAGGGGTGCTGTGACAAATCAAAACTACTCGATCTTCTATTAATACTTTTTCTGTGCTTGGCTCCAGTTGTATTTTTATCCTTTTCTTTAAGGAAAGTCTGAGTTTTCCGAATGTTCTTTTTCCCCTCAGGTTATCATGGCAACAAACCGTATTGACATTCTGGACTCGGCGCTTCTTCGACCAGGCCGCATTGACAGGAAGATTGAATTTCCCCCTCCTAATGAAGAGGTAGGCTggaattgttatatatttttacattttcagcatctACTTGATTCTGAATTACACCCGACTGTATTAGTCTGACTCTCTATTATTGAAAGTGTAAATGCAAGCATTAACCTTGTAGCATTATGTTGTTCTGCTCAGGCCCGTTTGGACATTCTGAAGATCCACTCCCGGAAGATGAACCTGACGCGTGGTATTAACCTGCGCAAGATTGCCGAGTTGATGCCAGGAGCGTCTGGTGCTGAGGTCAAGGTGAGGTCACAGTCTCAACCTGCGCATATTTCCAGGCATTACGTATTCAACAAGCTGACTTTATTTGTGCTTGTCTGACAGGGTGTCTGCACAGAGTCAGGGATGTACGCCCTGAGAGAGAGGAGAGTCCACGTAACCCAAGAAGATTTCGAAATGGCAGTAGCAAAGGTACTAAAATCATTTtcttatttgtgaccctggaccagcAAATAGCCAACtttacattgtatgggtcaaaattattgttttgtttttttatgctaaaaatcattaggaaattAAGTAAACCATATGTCAAaggaaaacttatttattcagctttcagaggatgtataaatctcagtttcaacaaattgacccttatgactggttttgaggTCCCGGGTCACATTTGATTGTGCCCTTGGTACAAATGATATACAAACATACCAGTTCTTATAATGGGAGAATGTTTGTTTTCACTGGATATCTCTAATTTATAATTTCCTGAATGTTTATAGGTTATGCAGAAAGACAGTGAGAAGAACATGTCCATCAAGAAACTCTGGAAGTAAACATTACTCCATAATCTGTTCTTTTTTTGTGTCTTTAAGTTGCTTTGTCACCCAAATGTATTCAGAATAAATTGATTCTCACTTCGAACTATCTGTTTTTCTTGCCACTTATTGTAAAAACACATCAGTAGAAATCCACTTACATTAACACATGTTGATTGTCACATAGACAATGTATTTTTTAAGACAAAGGACAAGAAACAAAGCGCAGAATCACTGAAGTGAAAGTAACCTCAACCtgaattataacttttttggaAGTTTTGTGACTACATTTGATGATTAGGAGTATGCATTCGTTATGATTTAGTTTGTTTCTGCTCTCTCTGGGGCATCATTTTTGGAATGATGCATTTGCTGGGCTTCATATGAAAGCATCTATGCATTTATCAGAGAAGAGGAAACATTACCCTTTTTCAATTAATTGGTCTGAATTGTTTCATTAGTCCAATGCTAGTTTTATGGTAAAACATTGACTATTTGTTCTCAATGAGTTCAAAATTGTGTAAATCATTAACACTGTTctccaaacacatttttatttccgCATAGAGTAACAGAAATGCCTTTTACTTggatttcagattttaaaaaggGTCAATATTGATTGCATAATAACTAAAGCATTGTGGGAAATGAAGTCTCCTTTAACCATAATGCTTAAAACTGAAAGAAATGTTCATACAATCTAAGCgatacataattacaatttttCATGGTTTAAAACTGTTATATaatagaaattaaaaattaaaggtaTTATATGAGACACCAGATGTATAACTTAGTTCAGTTGATTCTAGTTCTATTGATTTGAATTAAAAGTGCACTGGAAATGAGGTGGAATTGGAAGTCGTTGTCAGTTGTGTATGGTGTAAAGCGCTGTGTTTACAAACCCAGCCCTGGATGACGGCTGCCAGTCAGTGTCCAGCTCAAAGTCCTCTGCAGAAGTTCCAGTCACTGTTAGAAAACACGTACAGTCTTCCACTTCCCTCTGCTCTGGGTCTGATGACATAACAACGGTGAGTATATCATTTCTACAAATACTACAATGTGAAAACCTAGTACGTACTTTTACTACATAGTTTTAATTTGACACATCTAAGTTCTTGAGGGGAAAAACACTTTCGAATAAATAGAGGTTCGGCTGTAAGGAACTTGCTGGAGGTTATGTAAAGCACATgtagatttaaaatgtttgttaaactGTATTTGATGTCCACACCAACTCATTCAtgtgttatttaaattaaaatgttaattttatgaaacatttctCCTGTGGACAGTTTATGTTCACCGACaagctaaaataaaacagaagCCTTTTGGTCAAAAAGGTTTTTCAGATCAAGACACAAATTCAGTCATGTAGTTATTtagtttaaaacactttttaaaaacatatttctgaCATTTGACAACCTGAACTAAATGGGCCCTACATATTactgtactctgtgtgtgtgtgtgtgtgtgtgtgtgtatattataatttttttccatatataaatatatatatatatatatatatatatatatatatatatatatatatatatatatatatatatatatatattattttgtaacatttatttttactattggATCTTCACAATTGAAAATATATAGCTgccttttcaatttcaattttagGATCCTTCACACAAACATTGATTTAggattgatttaattttaatagtttttttttattaaaatattaattttagggATGAAAATTTGCATTTGTTGGAAGTTAAGGTAACTTGTCTTGATCATTTACAGATGCACATTAATATAGCATTTTTCTCTGCAGAGATTCCTGGCCACTTCAATGGCtgattatatgttatattatatccAGTAAGTACGACATTCATAAAA
Above is a window of Carassius gibelio isolate Cgi1373 ecotype wild population from Czech Republic chromosome B12, carGib1.2-hapl.c, whole genome shotgun sequence DNA encoding:
- the LOC127969257 gene encoding 26S proteasome regulatory subunit 8 is translated as MFKMALDGTEQMDIEDSKGGSGLRQYYLSKIEDLQLTVNDKSQNLRRLQAQRNELNAKVRLLREELQLLQEQGSYVGEVVRAMDKKKVLVKVHPEGKFVVDVDKNIDINDVTPNCRVALRNDSYTLHKILPNKVDPLVSLMMVEKVPDSTYEMIGGLDKQIKEIKEVIELPVKHPELFEALGIAQPKAMLLYGPPGTGKTLLARAVAHHTDCTFIRVSGSELVQKFIGEGARMVRELFVMAREHAPSIIFMDEIDSIGSSRLEGGSGGDSEVQRTMLELLNQLDGFEATKNIKVIMATNRIDILDSALLRPGRIDRKIEFPPPNEEARLDILKIHSRKMNLTRGINLRKIAELMPGASGAEVKGVCTESGMYALRERRVHVTQEDFEMAVAKVMQKDSEKNMSIKKLWK